In Paenibacillus algicola, a genomic segment contains:
- the hflX gene encoding GTPase HflX: MANHLHETNSEMKDRAILVSLVTDQVKRSGLNTEHSLQELVQLSETAGVEVLEVITQNRETPDSRWFIGKGKVEELRMAIDALGANTAIFDQELSGAQVRNLEETLDVKIIDRTQLILDIFAQRAKTREGIIQVELAQHSYLLPRLSGHGKNLSRLGGGIGTRGPGESKLETDRRHIRDRISDLKRQLDEITKHRVLHRERRKKSGAIQVALVGYTNAGKSTLLNRLTAADVYIENQLFATLDPTSRVLELPSGKEVVLTDTVGFIQNLPHDLVAAFRATLEEANEAELILHVVDASSPMRDEQMQVVSKILQELGAGDTDQLTIFNKIDACEPQQQEMLPAGEGNLKISAFNESDLERVKLAIQNHLSGGAVKFRIPAERGDLSSLIYRIGDVVEQSVEDHDLLYEVHVNRADYEKHGYQLKEYLIP; encoded by the coding sequence ATGGCAAATCATTTACATGAGACGAATTCAGAGATGAAGGATCGGGCAATATTGGTCAGCCTCGTAACAGATCAGGTAAAGCGCTCCGGCCTGAATACCGAGCATTCTCTGCAGGAGCTGGTTCAGCTGTCAGAGACGGCTGGCGTCGAGGTGCTGGAGGTGATTACCCAGAATCGCGAGACCCCGGACTCCCGGTGGTTTATCGGCAAAGGCAAGGTCGAGGAGCTACGCATGGCTATTGACGCTCTGGGAGCAAACACGGCTATTTTTGATCAGGAGCTGTCGGGTGCTCAGGTTCGCAATCTGGAGGAGACGCTGGACGTCAAAATAATCGACAGGACTCAGCTCATTCTTGATATTTTTGCTCAGCGAGCCAAGACGCGTGAAGGGATTATCCAGGTTGAGCTGGCGCAGCACAGCTATTTACTGCCCAGGTTATCAGGTCATGGCAAAAATTTATCCCGGCTCGGCGGTGGAATCGGCACCCGGGGTCCCGGCGAGAGCAAGCTGGAAACGGATCGCAGGCATATCCGTGACCGCATCAGTGATTTGAAGCGGCAGCTGGATGAGATTACGAAGCATCGCGTGCTGCACCGCGAACGCAGAAAGAAATCCGGAGCCATTCAGGTTGCTCTGGTGGGATATACGAATGCCGGCAAATCAACCTTGCTCAACCGACTGACCGCTGCGGACGTATATATTGAGAATCAGCTGTTTGCAACGCTGGATCCGACGTCCAGAGTGCTGGAGCTGCCGAGTGGCAAGGAGGTCGTGCTGACCGATACCGTTGGATTTATTCAGAACCTTCCTCATGACCTGGTTGCGGCCTTTCGTGCGACCCTTGAGGAAGCGAATGAAGCGGAGCTTATCCTTCATGTGGTGGATGCTTCCTCGCCGATGCGGGATGAGCAGATGCAGGTCGTGTCCAAGATTTTGCAGGAGCTTGGAGCCGGTGATACGGACCAGCTTACCATTTTTAACAAGATCGATGCCTGTGAGCCGCAGCAACAGGAGATGCTGCCGGCAGGTGAGGGGAATCTAAAGATCAGCGCATTCAATGAATCGGATTTGGAGCGGGTAAAGCTTGCCATTCAGAATCATTTGTCCGGGGGAGCGGTCAAGTTCCGAATTCCGGCGGAGCGAGGCGATCTCAGCTCTCTCATTTATCGAATCGGCGATGTGGTAGAGCAATCGGTAGAGGATCATGATCTCCTCTATGAGGTGCACGTCAACAGAGCCGACTATGAGAAGCATGGGTATCAGCTGAAAGAGTATCTGATTCCTTAA
- a CDS encoding AAA family ATPase: MNGRTNAAGSRSESRPSRQINVVLRSSEAPLVSSAVPASEPAALNTPVQGLFQEIQKELDQLVGLEQIKELVYEIYALLQVARMRSDAGLHSGGQVFHMIFKGNPGTGKTTVARIVAKLFQKMGVLSKGHLVEVERADLVGEYIGHTAQKTRDLVKKAIGGILFIDEAYSLARGGEKDFGKEAIDTLVKAMEDHKNQFVLILAGYCDEIDFFMCSNPGLHSRFPIQMNFPDYNLDQLIQITELMAKERDYILMPQSMSRLREHLQSEKEDGSHAFSNARYVRNLIEKGIRNQAVRLLNQYVTGNPGKLELMTLRPEDFRMQLP, translated from the coding sequence ATGAACGGGAGAACTAACGCTGCCGGCAGCCGATCGGAGTCGAGGCCTTCGAGACAAATTAATGTCGTGCTCCGAAGCAGCGAGGCCCCGCTGGTCAGCAGTGCCGTACCCGCAAGTGAGCCGGCAGCCTTGAATACGCCGGTACAAGGCCTGTTTCAGGAGATTCAGAAGGAGCTGGACCAATTGGTCGGGCTGGAGCAGATTAAAGAGCTCGTTTACGAGATTTATGCGCTGCTTCAGGTGGCAAGAATGCGATCAGATGCCGGGCTCCATAGCGGCGGTCAGGTTTTTCATATGATTTTTAAAGGCAATCCGGGGACCGGAAAGACGACAGTAGCCCGGATCGTTGCGAAGCTGTTTCAGAAGATGGGTGTGCTGAGCAAAGGACATCTTGTCGAGGTAGAACGTGCAGATCTGGTTGGTGAATACATCGGACATACGGCCCAGAAAACGCGGGATCTGGTTAAGAAAGCGATCGGTGGGATTCTGTTCATTGACGAAGCCTACAGTCTAGCCAGAGGCGGGGAGAAGGATTTCGGTAAGGAAGCTATCGATACCCTGGTCAAAGCGATGGAAGACCATAAGAATCAGTTTGTTCTGATTCTCGCCGGTTATTGTGATGAAATTGATTTTTTTATGTGCAGTAATCCCGGGCTGCATTCCCGATTTCCGATCCAGATGAATTTCCCGGACTATAACCTGGATCAACTGATTCAGATCACTGAGCTCATGGCAAAGGAACGAGATTATATTCTGATGCCGCAATCCATGAGCCGGCTGCGTGAGCATCTGCAAAGTGAGAAAGAGGACGGCAGTCATGCCTTCAGCAATGCGAGATACGTGCGAAATTTAATAGAGAAGGGTATCCGGAATCAGGCCGTGCGTTTGCTAAATCAATATGTTACCGGGAATCCGGGCAAGCTGGAATTGATGACGCTGCGGCCTGAGGACTTTCGTATGCAGCTTCCTTAA
- a CDS encoding transglycosylase domain-containing protein, translated as MAGKDNNGISRVNKNNNARKTTKPAGKSKSKGKKVGWILFFTGVFAVFCALAGYLFIMVSGERLLEENKDKLTAYGTSKVYDRNGQLMGELSIQKSDPVDIDQIPELLQQAFIATEDKRFYDHSGVDIWSIGRAAVKDIMARAMVEGGSTITQQLAKNIFLTRDKTFFRKATEVSIALALERQHTKDEIMEMYLNRINFGGPYYGIKAASQHYFGKSDLNKLELWEMATLAAMPKGPSKYNPIRNPELSMERRAVVLTLMEQQGYISAADAEKAKKVEYTYEPPATQQKYTAFIDYVIEEAEEKYGLTEDDLNVGGYSIYTTMDASAQQAVEDEFNNDSNFEKGVGEDIVQGSMVIMNQHNGSIVAIGGGRNYQRASFNRAFDSKVRQPGSSLKPVAVYAPALESDPELSKDTRITNEKQCFGEYCPNNLNGYSKSVSMAEAIQRSENIPAVWMLNKIGVKTGFQFAQKLGISVKESDQNLSLALGATGTNTFEMARAFTAFANGGELKEAYAIKQIKNSNGKVVHENKGMTSERVMSPETASEITDMMQLVVNEGTGRNARISRPVAGKTGTTQSGITGVSGIRDVWFVGYTPELTAAVWMGYDEPSAERMLKQSSPMAAALWGKIMDKAVQNYDPQSFPVLDQPQAPVEPEQPELSAVRNVSGYYNEEGNAVNLTWSASELSGVEYRVYRKEASETDYTRIMNELAGTSTDDISVLAGLTYSYYVTAYDPESDQESEPSNTVEVVITGPAPPEEEPEAEPNDENEQEEEDREESDQEEDNAEENEEPGNGEGNSGSGSGSGQGNGSEQPSPGQNGTSNRPGGESGEGEGAGEEDEGEDDSGETAPSGDTGSTPVPGGTEGRSSTGTGRNGTGTGTTGESGGSGGNTSVPGTTTPQSSLSPGNNTAQPQP; from the coding sequence ATGGCTGGCAAGGATAATAACGGAATTTCAAGGGTAAACAAAAATAACAATGCCCGAAAAACAACGAAGCCCGCAGGCAAATCCAAGAGCAAGGGGAAAAAAGTCGGGTGGATCTTATTTTTTACCGGCGTTTTTGCCGTGTTCTGTGCGCTGGCGGGATACCTGTTTATCATGGTCAGCGGCGAGAGGCTGCTGGAGGAGAACAAAGACAAATTAACGGCATACGGCACATCGAAGGTTTATGATCGTAACGGGCAGCTTATGGGTGAGCTCTCCATTCAAAAGAGTGATCCGGTCGACATTGATCAGATCCCGGAGCTGCTGCAGCAGGCATTTATCGCCACCGAGGACAAACGCTTTTATGATCACAGCGGCGTGGATATTTGGTCGATCGGGCGCGCTGCCGTGAAGGATATTATGGCAAGAGCGATGGTTGAAGGGGGAAGCACCATTACCCAGCAGCTGGCCAAAAATATTTTCCTTACCCGGGATAAGACTTTCTTCCGAAAGGCCACAGAGGTTTCCATTGCGCTGGCGCTGGAGCGTCAGCACACGAAGGACGAAATTATGGAAATGTACCTGAACCGGATCAACTTTGGCGGCCCTTATTATGGAATTAAGGCTGCGTCGCAGCATTATTTCGGCAAGAGTGACTTGAATAAGCTGGAGCTCTGGGAAATGGCGACACTCGCTGCAATGCCCAAGGGACCTTCCAAATACAATCCGATTCGAAATCCGGAGCTCAGTATGGAACGCCGAGCAGTCGTGCTGACGCTGATGGAGCAGCAGGGCTATATCAGCGCGGCGGATGCCGAGAAAGCCAAAAAGGTTGAGTATACCTACGAGCCGCCTGCGACACAGCAGAAATATACCGCGTTCATTGACTATGTCATCGAGGAGGCCGAGGAGAAATACGGCCTGACCGAGGATGACCTGAATGTTGGCGGCTACTCTATTTATACCACGATGGATGCGTCTGCTCAGCAGGCGGTTGAAGATGAATTCAATAATGACAGCAACTTTGAAAAAGGTGTCGGTGAAGACATTGTGCAGGGCTCTATGGTGATTATGAACCAGCATAATGGCAGCATCGTAGCCATTGGCGGGGGGCGGAATTATCAGCGCGCCAGCTTCAACCGGGCTTTTGACAGTAAGGTGCGGCAGCCGGGATCTTCACTGAAGCCGGTAGCTGTGTACGCTCCCGCACTGGAGAGTGATCCCGAACTGTCAAAAGACACCAGGATCACAAATGAAAAGCAGTGCTTCGGGGAGTATTGCCCGAACAACCTGAATGGATACTCCAAAAGTGTCAGCATGGCAGAAGCAATTCAGCGTTCTGAGAACATCCCGGCTGTTTGGATGCTGAACAAGATCGGGGTCAAGACCGGCTTTCAATTTGCTCAGAAGCTGGGCATCAGTGTGAAAGAAAGCGATCAGAATCTGTCTCTGGCTCTGGGAGCGACGGGCACCAATACCTTTGAAATGGCACGCGCCTTCACAGCCTTTGCCAATGGCGGTGAGCTGAAAGAGGCCTATGCTATCAAGCAGATTAAGAACAGCAATGGCAAAGTGGTTCATGAGAATAAGGGGATGACATCGGAGCGTGTCATGTCACCGGAGACGGCATCGGAGATCACAGATATGATGCAGCTGGTGGTGAATGAAGGGACTGGCCGTAACGCGAGAATCAGCCGCCCTGTTGCCGGCAAGACGGGCACGACGCAGAGCGGGATAACCGGGGTCAGCGGAATCCGGGATGTATGGTTTGTGGGATATACCCCGGAGCTGACTGCAGCAGTCTGGATGGGGTACGATGAACCCAGCGCTGAACGCATGCTGAAGCAGAGCAGCCCGATGGCTGCGGCACTGTGGGGCAAGATTATGGACAAGGCCGTTCAGAACTATGATCCGCAAAGCTTCCCGGTTCTGGATCAGCCCCAGGCGCCCGTTGAGCCGGAGCAGCCGGAGTTGTCCGCAGTCCGGAATGTATCCGGTTATTACAATGAAGAGGGGAATGCAGTTAACCTGACATGGAGTGCTTCCGAGCTTAGCGGAGTAGAGTACCGTGTTTACCGGAAGGAAGCGTCAGAAACAGATTATACCCGGATTATGAATGAGCTGGCCGGCACGTCTACCGATGATATCAGCGTGCTTGCAGGTCTGACCTACAGCTATTATGTCACCGCCTATGATCCGGAAAGCGATCAGGAAAGTGAGCCTTCAAATACTGTTGAGGTGGTCATTACCGGTCCGGCACCACCAGAGGAGGAGCCGGAAGCGGAACCTAATGATGAGAACGAGCAGGAAGAGGAAGATCGCGAGGAGAGTGATCAGGAAGAAGACAATGCGGAAGAGAATGAGGAGCCTGGCAACGGGGAAGGAAATTCTGGCAGCGGGAGCGGTTCGGGTCAAGGAAATGGCTCAGAGCAGCCGAGTCCGGGTCAGAACGGTACCTCGAACAGACCAGGCGGTGAGAGTGGAGAAGGCGAAGGCGCTGGCGAAGAAGATGAAGGGGAGGACGATTCGGGAGAAACAGCACCCAGCGGTGACACCGGCAGCACGCCTGTCCCAGGCGGCACTGAAGGCCGCAGCAGTACAGGCACCGGCAGAAACGGCACGGGCACGGGTACTACAGGTGAAAGCGGAGGCAGCGGTGGGAACACATCTGTCCCTGGCACCACAACGCCTCAAAGCAGTCTATCTCCAGGCAATAATACGGCACAGCCTCAGCCTTAG
- a CDS encoding YdcF family protein: MKIWTRLGLVVILLGVIWCGYVYTRIGQAESTLDDTVEVGIILGASMWGEKPSPGLKERLDYARTLYDQGYFEEFIVTGGLDAPEYPYTEAEGMRNDLVSQGIPEENIHLENEATSTYENLLFSRAIMEEQGWEQAVIITHDYHGARAMEIAEVLDYRNPKLAVTTSDVLPLTQQKGREILAFSKWRLDRMLLAMGWKE, from the coding sequence ATGAAGATATGGACGCGCTTGGGTCTGGTTGTGATCCTGCTGGGAGTGATATGGTGCGGTTATGTTTACACAAGAATTGGCCAAGCCGAATCTACACTGGATGACACTGTGGAGGTTGGAATTATTCTGGGAGCCTCAATGTGGGGAGAGAAGCCGAGCCCGGGACTGAAGGAGCGACTTGATTATGCCCGAACGCTGTATGATCAGGGGTACTTTGAGGAGTTTATCGTGACGGGTGGATTGGATGCGCCAGAATATCCTTACACAGAGGCAGAAGGCATGCGCAACGATTTAGTAAGTCAGGGGATCCCTGAGGAGAACATCCACCTGGAGAATGAAGCGACCAGCACGTACGAGAACTTGCTCTTTAGCCGCGCAATCATGGAAGAGCAGGGCTGGGAGCAGGCTGTTATTATCACTCATGATTACCATGGTGCCCGTGCTATGGAAATCGCTGAGGTTCTGGATTACAGAAACCCCAAGCTTGCAGTCACAACCTCGGACGTGCTGCCGCTGACTCAGCAAAAGGGCCGCGAAATTCTAGCGTTCAGCAAATGGAGACTAGACCGGATGCTGCTTGCTATGGGATGGAAGGAATAA
- a CDS encoding DUF402 domain-containing protein, translating to MKRKFGDRANWRRITRRHFTSRYVEGEQFTGYLTLYTIYGLKEPLWKTYGRHTYRIADRGYSWLQYYPKDSHFIVTAMFDEKRRIVQWYIDICKKQGVTDQGVPWFDDLYLDVVVNKDGEVFLLDEDELEDALRRSDITRDDYRQAKVTAREVLRAIDAHEFPYFMMSLDHRDRLFHNGEFRRKR from the coding sequence ATGAAACGTAAATTCGGAGACCGGGCGAATTGGCGGCGCATTACGAGGCGGCATTTCACTTCCCGGTATGTGGAAGGAGAGCAGTTCACGGGATATCTCACCTTATACACCATCTACGGTTTGAAAGAGCCTTTGTGGAAGACGTATGGAAGGCATACATACCGTATTGCGGATCGAGGCTATTCGTGGCTGCAGTATTACCCGAAGGACAGCCATTTTATTGTCACGGCGATGTTTGATGAGAAGCGGAGAATTGTACAGTGGTACATCGATATCTGCAAGAAGCAGGGGGTTACGGACCAGGGTGTGCCGTGGTTTGATGATTTATACCTTGACGTCGTCGTGAACAAGGATGGGGAAGTCTTTTTGCTGGACGAGGATGAACTGGAGGATGCGCTTCGGCGCAGCGACATTACCCGCGATGATTACAGGCAGGCCAAGGTAACGGCCCGCGAAGTGCTGAGAGCGATTGATGCTCATGAGTTTCCTTACTTTATGATGTCGCTGGATCATCGAGACCGGCTGTTTCATAATGGAGAGTTTCGCAGGAAACGCTAA